Proteins from a genomic interval of Oharaeibacter diazotrophicus:
- a CDS encoding EAL domain-containing response regulator: protein MPTVVIVDDQITNQKIFSRMAEAIEDGLDVVTFGDPAAALDWLNQNVPDLIVTDYQMPAMNGAAFIRRIRADRRLADVPVVVITVFEERSFRLNALDAGATDFLQSPVDHREFVTRARNLLKLRRQQLELAGRADTLERRLVRSEKTLERAIRDSSERLAQVIDAVPTLICATDVKGRILFANAYLARFLGLDPASMVRRPMREVLGEETGSAAEALDAAVIEKGEAIGNIEWELSDPSGGRHWFVVAKTPLRDAFDRTIGVVTTALDITDRKATETHLHYIAHNDALTGLPNRTALIARLRMEVARGRRGERSFALHLIDLDDFKAVNDAHGHAVGDRLLVRAAERMRHLVDDGAFVSRLGGDEFAVVQANVGCTEEVAEMATRICRLFDEPFTLTPGPVQTSASVGTAIHPTDGTDPEELFRYADLAMYRAKESGGAQFRFYAADMKLRAQQTATLDAELRHAVENDEFELHYQPQVDAESHRVVGVEALIRWRLADGSLRGPGAFLQRAEAIGLMLPINTAVLEKACRQQAAWRDAGLPLRVSVNLSPVQFRGGALPLQVARILAETGADAGLLDLELTETTMMEDLAVVADQLAEIRALGVSISIDDFGTGFSSLSYVKRFPADRLKIDQSFVRDVLKNPADAAIVRTVVTLGASFGMTVVAEGVETARQAVFLAEAGCAELQGYHFGRPMPADDIERLVAARAQRQRAGGKR from the coding sequence ATGCCGACCGTCGTCATCGTCGATGACCAGATCACCAATCAGAAGATCTTCTCGCGCATGGCCGAGGCGATCGAGGATGGCCTCGACGTCGTAACCTTCGGCGATCCCGCGGCGGCACTGGACTGGCTCAACCAAAACGTGCCGGACCTGATCGTTACAGACTATCAGATGCCGGCGATGAACGGTGCCGCCTTCATCCGGCGGATCCGCGCGGACCGCCGCCTCGCCGACGTGCCGGTGGTGGTGATCACGGTGTTCGAGGAGCGCTCGTTCCGCCTCAACGCCCTCGACGCCGGCGCGACCGACTTCCTGCAGAGCCCGGTCGACCACCGCGAGTTCGTCACGCGCGCGCGCAACCTCCTGAAGCTCCGGCGCCAGCAGCTCGAGCTCGCCGGCCGGGCCGACACGCTGGAGCGCCGGCTGGTGCGCAGCGAGAAGACGCTGGAGCGCGCCATCCGCGATTCCAGCGAGCGGCTGGCGCAGGTGATCGACGCGGTGCCGACGCTGATCTGCGCCACCGACGTCAAGGGCCGCATCCTGTTCGCCAACGCCTATCTCGCCCGCTTCCTCGGGCTCGATCCGGCCTCGATGGTGCGGCGGCCGATGCGCGAGGTGCTCGGCGAGGAGACCGGCTCGGCGGCCGAGGCGCTCGACGCCGCGGTGATCGAGAAGGGCGAGGCGATCGGCAACATCGAGTGGGAGCTGTCCGACCCGAGCGGCGGGCGGCACTGGTTCGTGGTGGCCAAGACGCCGCTGCGCGACGCCTTCGACCGCACCATCGGCGTGGTGACGACGGCCCTCGACATCACCGACCGCAAGGCGACCGAGACCCACCTGCACTACATCGCCCACAACGACGCCCTGACCGGCCTGCCGAACCGCACGGCGCTGATCGCGCGCCTGCGCATGGAGGTGGCGCGCGGCCGGCGCGGCGAGCGCAGCTTCGCGCTCCACCTGATCGACCTCGACGACTTCAAGGCCGTCAACGACGCCCACGGCCACGCCGTCGGCGATCGGTTGCTGGTGCGGGCCGCGGAGCGGATGCGCCACCTCGTCGACGACGGCGCCTTCGTCTCGCGCCTCGGCGGCGACGAGTTCGCGGTGGTGCAGGCCAACGTCGGCTGCACCGAGGAGGTCGCCGAGATGGCGACCCGGATCTGCCGCCTGTTCGACGAGCCGTTCACGCTGACGCCGGGCCCGGTGCAGACCTCCGCCAGCGTCGGCACGGCGATCCACCCGACCGACGGCACCGATCCCGAAGAGCTGTTCCGCTACGCCGACCTCGCGATGTACCGCGCCAAGGAGAGCGGCGGGGCGCAGTTCCGCTTCTACGCCGCCGACATGAAGCTCCGGGCCCAGCAGACCGCGACGCTCGACGCCGAACTCCGCCACGCGGTCGAGAACGACGAGTTCGAGCTGCACTACCAGCCGCAGGTCGACGCCGAGAGCCACCGCGTCGTCGGCGTCGAGGCGCTGATCCGCTGGCGCCTCGCCGACGGCAGCCTGCGCGGGCCGGGTGCGTTCCTGCAGCGCGCCGAGGCGATCGGGCTGATGCTGCCGATCAACACGGCGGTGCTCGAGAAGGCCTGCCGCCAGCAGGCGGCCTGGCGCGACGCCGGCCTGCCGCTGCGCGTCAGCGTCAACCTGTCGCCGGTGCAGTTCCGAGGCGGCGCGCTGCCGCTCCAGGTCGCGCGCATCCTCGCCGAGACCGGCGCCGACGCCGGCCTGCTCGACCTCGAGCTGACCGAGACGACGATGATGGAGGACCTCGCCGTCGTCGCCGACCAGCTCGCCGAGATCCGCGCCCTCGGGGTCTCGATCTCGATCGACGACTTCGGCACCGGCTTCTCCTCGCTGTCCTACGTCAAGCGCTTCCCGGCCGACCGGCTGAAGATCGACCAGAGCTTCGTGCGCGACGTGCTGAAGAACCCCGCCGACGCCGCGATCGTGCGCACGGTGGTGACGCTCGGCGCCAGTTTCGGCATGACCGTGGTCGCCGAGGGCGTCGAGACCGCCCGGCAGGCGGTGTTCCTCGCCGAGGCCGGCTGCGCCGAACTCCAGGGCTACCACTTCGGCCGGCCGATGCCGGCCGACGACATCGAGCGCCTCGTCGCGGCGCGCGCGCAGCGCCAGCGCGCCGGGGGCAAGCGGTGA